The DNA window CCCGCGCGGCGAGGAGGCCCCGCTGCGCTGCGCGAACACCACCGCCCTGCTCTCGCCGACCCAGCGCCGCATCGAGTGCCCGGACCTCAGCGGCGGCACCAGCGGCAGCCCCTGGCTGGTGGACGGCGCCCTGGCCGGGGTCCTCGGCGGCCACGAGGGCGGCGGCACCGTGCCGGAGGTGTCGTACAGCGCGCTGCTGGGCGACCGGGCGGTGGAGCTGTACCGCGAGGCGTCGGACGCCGGCTGACACCGCCGCCGTGTCCGCGGGCGCCGTGTACGCGGGCTCCGTGCGCCCTACGCCGTGTACGCGGGCTCCGTGCGCGCTACTCCATGACCGCGACCGGGGCCTCGAACCAGGTCGGCTCGTCCCGCAGGGCGCGGTGGACGCGGTCGAGCGCGAAGGGCTCCAGCGGCGGCAGGGCGTCCACCTCGAACCAGGCGACCTCCAGCGACTCGCTGTCGTTGGCGCACGCCTCACCGCCGGTCGCCCGGCAGCGGAAGGTGATGTCCTGGAACTGGCAGACGTCGCCGTTGGGGTAGGTGACCGGTTCGAGCATCTGGACGAGGACCACGCGCTCGGGCACGCACCGCACCGCGGTCTCCTCGTACACCTCGCGCACGGCGGTCTCGGCGGGCTGCTCCCCCGGTTCGGCGATTCCGCCGACCACCGACCACCGTCCGGTGTCGGAGCGCTGGCCGAGCAGCACCCTGCCCCGGTCGTCGACGACGATGGCCGTGACACCGGGCAGCAGGAGCAGCCGGTGCCCGGCGGTGGCGCGGATCTCGCGGATGTAATCGGGTGTGGTCATCCCCCGACCCTAAGGCCCCGCCCGTAGGCTACGCCGCGGCCCGGCGGGCGCGGATCCGGCGGGCCGCGGTCCAGCCGAGACCGGCGGCGGCGAGGAGCAGCAGCGCGTACTCGGGCAGCGGTCCGAGCCGGGTCGCGGGGGTCTCGGTGGAGCGCAGCGGGACCTCGGTGACCAGCGCGTCCGCCGTGAACATCTCCGTCTGCCGCTCGATGGTCCCGTCGGGGCGGATCACCGCGCTCACCCCGCTGGTGACCGGTACGAGGACGGTCCGGCTGTGTTCGACGGCGCGGATCCGGTCCATGGCCAGCTGCTGGTAGGTCATCTGGCTGCGACCGAAGGTGGCGTTGTTGCTGGGTACGGCGATCACCTGGGCACCGGCCCGGACGGTGGAGCGGACGGCGTCGTCGAAGGCGGCCTCGAAGCAGGTGACCATGCCGACACCGCTGCCGGCCATGTCGAACACGCCGGGGTCCTTGCCGGGCCCGAAGTCGCGGCGGACCCGGTCCACGTCGGAGTTGAAGATCCGGACGAAGGAGCGCATCGGGATGCGCTCGCCGAAGGGCTGGATCTTGCGCTTGTCGTAGGTCGCGGTGGGGCCGCTCACCGGGTCCCAGAGGATCATCGTGTTGCGCAGCGGGCCGGTCTGGGGGGACACGACGGCGCCGATGGCCACGGGCACGCCGATCGCCTTGACGGCATGGTCGATGACCTCGTAGGCATCGGGCTGGGAGTACGGGTCTAGGTCGGAGGAGTTCTCCGGCCAGACGACGAAGTCGGGCTTCGGGGCGCGGCCGGCCTTGACGTCCTCGGCGAGCTGTTCGGTGCGCTTGGCGTGGTTGTCCAGGACCTGGCGGCGCTGGGCGTTGAAGTCGAGGCCCAGGCGGGGCACGTTGCCCTGGATCACCGCTGCCACGGCGGTGCCGTCCTCGGCGGCGTCGGAGACCAGCGGCCGGGCGGCGAGGCCGGCGCCGACGGGGGCGACGACGGTGAGCGCGGCCAGCGCGGCGGTGGCCCGGCGGGGGTGGTCGAGGGCGGTGCGCAGGGCTTCGTACAGCCCGAATCCGCAGAGGGCGACGGCGAAGGAGAGCAGCGGGGTGCCGCCGAGCGCGGCGAGCGGGGTGAAGACGCCGTCGGCCTGGCCGAAGGCGAGCTTGCCCCACGGGAACCCCCCGAAGGGGGCGCGGGCGCGCAGTGCCTCGCCCGCGACCCAGACGGCGGCGGCGAACAGCGGCCAGGCCGGAAGCCTGCCGACGAGGGCGATCCCGAGTCCGGTGAGGCCGATGAAGACGGCTTCGAGGGCGGCCAGCGCCAGCCAGGGCACGGGGCCGACCTCCTCACCGGTCCAGACGAGGAGCGGCAGCAGGTAGCCGAGGCCGGCGAGGAGGCCGAGTCCGAAGCCGGCCCGGGCACGGCGCTCGCGCAGGCAGGCGGCGAGCAGGGCGAGGGCGAAGGGGGCCAGCCACCACAGGGGGCGGGGCGGGAAGCTGACGTAGAGCAGCACTCCGGCGAGGGCGGCGAGCAGCGGGCGCAGCAGCCGGGCACCCTGGCGCCGCGCGGTCTCGGCGG is part of the Streptomyces subrutilus genome and encodes:
- a CDS encoding NUDIX hydrolase, encoding MTTPDYIREIRATAGHRLLLLPGVTAIVVDDRGRVLLGQRSDTGRWSVVGGIAEPGEQPAETAVREVYEETAVRCVPERVVLVQMLEPVTYPNGDVCQFQDITFRCRATGGEACANDSESLEVAWFEVDALPPLEPFALDRVHRALRDEPTWFEAPVAVME
- the lnt gene encoding apolipoprotein N-acyltransferase is translated as MSSSVTRAAGNEPADPSAAVRPAAATEPAAPPSARAAETARRQGARLLRPLLAALAGVLLYVSFPPRPLWWLAPFALALLAACLRERRARAGFGLGLLAGLGYLLPLLVWTGEEVGPVPWLALAALEAVFIGLTGLGIALVGRLPAWPLFAAAVWVAGEALRARAPFGGFPWGKLAFGQADGVFTPLAALGGTPLLSFAVALCGFGLYEALRTALDHPRRATAALAALTVVAPVGAGLAARPLVSDAAEDGTAVAAVIQGNVPRLGLDFNAQRRQVLDNHAKRTEQLAEDVKAGRAPKPDFVVWPENSSDLDPYSQPDAYEVIDHAVKAIGVPVAIGAVVSPQTGPLRNTMILWDPVSGPTATYDKRKIQPFGERIPMRSFVRIFNSDVDRVRRDFGPGKDPGVFDMAGSGVGMVTCFEAAFDDAVRSTVRAGAQVIAVPSNNATFGRSQMTYQQLAMDRIRAVEHSRTVLVPVTSGVSAVIRPDGTIERQTEMFTADALVTEVPLRSTETPATRLGPLPEYALLLLAAAGLGWTAARRIRARRAAA